In the Kineosporiaceae bacterium genome, one interval contains:
- a CDS encoding DUF937 domain-containing protein, translating into MNLDDILEQIPVDQIAGRLGVDTDTARNAIGVALPALVGGMQANAQDPAGAASLASALGQHDNDLLDNLLGGNLDVGQVDTADGSNIVGHVFGDQQDQVVSQLAGASGAGGGLIAKLLPMLAPIVMSYLAKRVLGGGNSAGSGGGLGDVLGNVLGGGAGGSAGGGLGDILGQVLGGRSGGGAGGVDLGDLLGGLLGGGRR; encoded by the coding sequence ATGAACCTCGACGACATTCTCGAGCAGATCCCGGTCGACCAGATCGCCGGTCGGCTCGGGGTCGACACCGATACCGCTCGCAACGCCATCGGGGTGGCGCTGCCCGCTCTGGTCGGCGGCATGCAGGCCAACGCTCAGGACCCGGCCGGTGCGGCCTCCCTGGCCTCGGCCCTCGGCCAGCACGACAACGATCTGCTCGACAACCTGCTCGGCGGCAACCTCGACGTCGGCCAGGTCGACACCGCCGATGGCTCGAACATCGTCGGCCACGTCTTCGGCGACCAGCAGGACCAGGTGGTCAGCCAGCTCGCCGGCGCCAGCGGCGCCGGCGGCGGTCTCATCGCCAAGTTGCTGCCCATGCTGGCCCCGATCGTGATGTCCTACCTCGCCAAGCGGGTGCTCGGCGGCGGCAACTCCGCGGGGTCCGGCGGCGGGCTCGGCGACGTGCTGGGCAACGTGCTCGGTGGCGGGGCCGGCGGTTCGGCCGGCGGCGGCCTGGGCGACATCCTCGGCCAGGTGCTGGGTGGCCGTTCCGGCGGCGGCGCGGGCGGTGTCGACCTCGGCGACCTGCTCGGCGGGCTGCTCGGCGGCGGACGCCGCTGA
- a CDS encoding pyrophosphate--fructose-6-phosphate 1-phosphotransferase encodes MTVRRVALLTAGGLAPCLSSAVGGLIERYTELAPEVEIIGYLDGYAGLLGGRYLTVTPDVRAKAHLLHRFGGSPIGNSRVKLTNVKDCVKRGLVTEGQDPLHVAAEQLTRDGVDVLHTIGGDDTNTTAADLAAYLHGNGYELTVVGLPKTVDNDVIPIRQSLGAWTAAEQGAVYAKNIISEHSSNPRMLIVHEVMGRNCGWLTAATAAKYREWLGTQEFAGFGNDARRWDVHAVFVPELGFDLAEEAQRLTAVMDELGCVNIFLSEGAGVSTIVEEMIARGEEPQRDAFGHVKLDTINPGAWFAKQFAGLVGAEKTMVQKSGYYSRSAAANTEDLALIKRCTDLAVDAAMRGESGVVGEDEDAGDTLRVCEFPRIKGGKAFDTDQAWFTELLAAIGQPKGERLTVEH; translated from the coding sequence ATGACCGTCCGTCGCGTTGCCCTGCTCACCGCCGGGGGCCTTGCCCCCTGCCTCTCCTCGGCCGTCGGTGGCCTGATCGAGCGGTACACCGAGCTGGCACCCGAGGTCGAGATCATCGGCTATCTCGACGGCTACGCCGGGCTGCTCGGCGGGCGCTACCTGACCGTGACGCCCGACGTGCGCGCCAAGGCCCACCTGTTGCACCGCTTCGGTGGCAGCCCGATCGGCAACAGCCGGGTCAAGCTGACCAACGTCAAGGACTGCGTGAAGCGTGGCCTGGTCACCGAGGGCCAGGACCCGTTGCACGTGGCGGCCGAGCAACTCACCCGTGACGGCGTCGACGTGCTGCACACCATCGGCGGCGACGACACCAACACCACCGCCGCCGACCTGGCCGCCTACCTGCACGGCAACGGCTACGAGCTGACCGTGGTGGGGCTGCCCAAGACCGTCGACAACGACGTGATCCCGATCCGCCAGTCGCTCGGCGCCTGGACCGCTGCCGAGCAGGGCGCGGTCTACGCGAAGAACATCATCTCCGAGCACTCCTCGAACCCGCGCATGCTGATCGTGCACGAGGTCATGGGCCGCAACTGTGGCTGGCTCACCGCTGCCACCGCCGCCAAGTACCGCGAGTGGCTGGGCACCCAGGAGTTCGCCGGCTTCGGCAACGACGCCCGCCGCTGGGACGTCCACGCCGTCTTCGTCCCCGAGCTCGGCTTCGACCTCGCCGAGGAGGCGCAGCGGCTCACGGCGGTCATGGACGAGCTCGGTTGCGTGAACATCTTCCTGTCCGAGGGTGCCGGGGTCAGCACCATCGTGGAGGAGATGATCGCCCGCGGTGAGGAGCCGCAGCGCGATGCGTTCGGCCACGTCAAGCTCGACACCATCAACCCCGGCGCCTGGTTCGCCAAGCAGTTCGCCGGGCTGGTGGGTGCCGAGAAGACCATGGTGCAGAAGAGCGGGTACTACTCGCGGTCGGCTGCCGCCAACACCGAGGACCTGGCACTGATCAAGCGGTGCACCGACCTCGCCGTGGACGCTGCGATGCGCGGCGAGTCCGGCGTGGTCGGCGAGGACGAGGACGCCGGCGACACGCTTCGGGTCTGTGAGTTCCCGCGGATCAAGGGCGGCAAGGCCTTCGACACCGACCAGGCCTGGTTCACCGAGCTGCTGGCCGCGATCGGCCAGCCCAAGGGTGAGCGTCTCACCGTCGAGCACTGA
- a CDS encoding cytosine permease: MSTEPTVEAPRGVEANGINVISEGERKGRPRDLFWPWCAANISVLGISYGAWILAFGVSATQAIVAGVVGAVVSFVLVGLVATSGTAASAPTMVVSRAAFGVRGNALPAAVSYLLLIGWETVLCALATLATATVFGRLGWGSGNTTKVIAFLVVAAIIVFAGVFGFDVIMKLQTYLTIALAVLTVGYVALTWSHVSADTVGAVASGSTQAFIGALIFAMTGFGLGWVNSGGDYARYLPRTSSKAGVIGWTTVGASIAPVILVFYGVLLAASDEELNKAVSSDPIGALTGILPTWFLVPFAVVAIGGLIGGAVLDIYSSGLALLALGLKIPRWAAAGIDGVVMILGTVYFVWIADSFFFPFQGFLITLSVPIAAWCGVFLADLLHRRGGYREADFYDARGHYGAVNPVGTGAMVVASLLGWGLVTNSYAGWLGWQGYLLGPFGLGGKEGAWAYANLGVLAALGLAFVLQLALGRTTRRSGRDA, encoded by the coding sequence ATGAGCACAGAACCCACTGTCGAGGCCCCCCGAGGCGTGGAGGCCAATGGCATCAACGTGATCTCCGAGGGCGAGCGCAAGGGCCGCCCGCGAGATCTCTTCTGGCCCTGGTGCGCAGCCAACATCTCGGTGCTGGGTATCAGCTACGGGGCCTGGATCCTCGCCTTCGGGGTGTCGGCCACCCAGGCCATCGTGGCGGGCGTGGTCGGCGCCGTGGTGTCGTTCGTGCTCGTGGGCCTGGTCGCCACCTCGGGCACCGCCGCCTCGGCCCCGACCATGGTGGTCTCCCGTGCTGCGTTCGGGGTCCGCGGCAATGCGCTGCCGGCGGCCGTGTCCTACCTGTTGCTGATCGGTTGGGAGACGGTGCTCTGCGCCCTCGCCACGCTGGCCACCGCCACCGTGTTCGGGCGCCTCGGCTGGGGCTCGGGAAACACGACCAAGGTCATCGCCTTCCTCGTGGTCGCCGCGATCATCGTCTTCGCCGGCGTCTTCGGCTTCGACGTGATCATGAAGCTGCAGACCTATCTGACCATCGCACTGGCCGTTCTCACCGTCGGCTACGTCGCCCTGACCTGGAGCCACGTCTCGGCGGACACGGTCGGCGCCGTGGCGTCGGGCTCCACCCAGGCGTTCATCGGTGCCCTGATCTTCGCCATGACCGGATTCGGTCTGGGCTGGGTCAACTCCGGCGGCGACTACGCCCGCTACCTGCCGCGCACGTCGTCCAAGGCCGGCGTGATCGGCTGGACCACCGTGGGCGCCAGCATCGCCCCGGTGATCCTGGTGTTCTACGGCGTCCTGCTGGCGGCCTCGGACGAGGAGCTGAACAAGGCCGTCAGCTCCGACCCGATCGGCGCGCTGACCGGCATACTGCCCACCTGGTTCCTGGTGCCGTTCGCGGTGGTCGCCATCGGCGGCCTGATCGGTGGGGCCGTGCTGGACATCTACTCCTCCGGGCTCGCCCTGTTGGCCCTCGGACTGAAGATCCCCCGGTGGGCTGCAGCGGGCATCGACGGTGTGGTGATGATCCTGGGCACCGTCTACTTCGTCTGGATCGCCGACAGCTTCTTCTTCCCGTTCCAGGGGTTCCTGATCACCCTGAGCGTGCCGATCGCGGCCTGGTGCGGGGTGTTCCTGGCCGATCTGCTCCATCGCCGTGGTGGGTACCGCGAGGCCGACTTCTACGACGCCCGCGGCCACTACGGCGCCGTCAACCCGGTCGGGACCGGGGCCATGGTGGTCGCCAGCCTGCTCGGCTGGGGTCTGGTGACCAACTCCTACGCCGGCTGGCTGGGCTGGCAGGGATACCTGCTCGGCCCGTTCGGCCTCGGCGGCAAGGAGGGCGCCTGGGCGTACGCGAACCTCGGCGTCCTGGCGGCCCTGGGCCTGGCGTTCGTCCTGCAACTGGCCCTCGGCCGGACGACGCGGCGCAGCGGCCGAGACGCCTGA
- a CDS encoding ATP-dependent DNA ligase, whose protein sequence is MLLADVAATSTAVAGASGRRVKVDLLAERLRAASLGDLPILVSWLAGQPRQRRTGVGWAGLRVLPPAAERAVLTVETVDAVLDQTAAAAGPGSATLRRELILTLLAQATAVEQLFLRDLLSGGVRQGAQQGLVIDAVAHAAGVPLDQVRRAMTFSGDLAAVATALRATGPAALADFGLQVGRPLAPMLAQSAPDVAAALERTGPAGLEWKLDGVRVQVHRDGDDIAVFTRTLDEVTDRLPEVVEAVRALPGRRMVLDGEVIALGPDARPLPFQVTAARTARRDVPTARTAVPLSTRLFDVLHLDDTDLLDRPGSERHEALVSVAPPELVVPRLVPDGETPAQRLTQAESFATSALAAGHEGVVVKSLEATYAMGRRGAAWVKVKPRITLDLVILAVERGHGRRSGWLSNLHLGARDPQGTYGPPGGFVMLGKTFKGLTDAMLRWQTERLTDLAIADDGYVVTVRPELVVEVAFDGVQTSSRYPTGMALRFARVLAHRPDKPAAQADTVEAVRAHHPG, encoded by the coding sequence ATGTTGCTCGCCGACGTCGCGGCCACCTCCACAGCGGTGGCGGGCGCGTCGGGACGTCGGGTGAAGGTCGACCTGTTGGCCGAGCGGCTGCGTGCCGCATCCCTCGGCGATCTGCCGATCCTGGTCAGCTGGCTCGCCGGTCAGCCCCGCCAACGCCGCACCGGTGTGGGCTGGGCCGGCCTGCGCGTGCTGCCCCCCGCGGCCGAGCGAGCCGTCCTGACCGTCGAGACGGTCGACGCGGTGCTCGATCAGACCGCCGCGGCCGCCGGGCCGGGCTCGGCCACGCTGCGGCGGGAGCTGATCCTGACCCTGCTGGCCCAGGCCACAGCGGTCGAGCAACTCTTCCTGCGCGATCTGCTCTCCGGCGGTGTGCGGCAGGGGGCGCAACAGGGCCTGGTCATCGATGCCGTGGCGCACGCTGCCGGCGTGCCGCTCGACCAGGTGCGCCGGGCGATGACCTTCTCCGGCGACCTGGCGGCGGTGGCCACGGCGCTGCGGGCCACCGGACCCGCGGCGCTGGCCGACTTCGGCCTGCAGGTGGGTCGACCGCTGGCGCCGATGCTCGCCCAGAGCGCCCCCGACGTGGCGGCTGCCCTGGAGCGCACCGGCCCGGCGGGTCTGGAGTGGAAGCTGGACGGGGTGCGGGTGCAGGTGCATCGCGACGGCGACGACATCGCGGTCTTCACCCGCACCCTGGACGAGGTCACCGATCGGCTCCCGGAGGTGGTCGAGGCGGTCCGTGCCCTGCCGGGGCGCCGCATGGTGCTGGACGGCGAGGTGATCGCGCTCGGGCCGGATGCCCGCCCGTTGCCGTTCCAGGTGACGGCCGCGCGGACGGCGCGGCGCGACGTCCCGACGGCCCGGACCGCGGTGCCGCTGAGCACCCGGCTGTTCGACGTGCTGCACCTGGACGACACCGACCTGCTCGACCGGCCGGGCAGTGAACGTCACGAAGCCCTGGTTTCGGTGGCCCCGCCCGAGCTGGTGGTGCCACGCCTGGTGCCGGACGGCGAGACCCCGGCCCAGCGCCTCACCCAGGCCGAGTCCTTCGCGACCTCCGCCCTGGCCGCCGGCCACGAGGGCGTGGTGGTCAAGTCCCTGGAGGCGACGTATGCGATGGGTCGACGCGGTGCGGCGTGGGTGAAGGTCAAGCCCCGGATCACCCTCGACCTGGTGATCCTGGCCGTCGAACGCGGCCATGGCCGGCGCAGCGGTTGGCTGTCCAACCTGCACCTGGGCGCCCGCGACCCGCAGGGAACCTACGGCCCCCCAGGGGGTTTCGTGATGCTGGGCAAGACGTTCAAGGGCCTGACCGACGCCATGCTGCGCTGGCAGACCGAGCGGCTGACCGACCTGGCGATCGCCGATGACGGCTACGTGGTCACCGTGCGCCCCGAGCTGGTGGTCGAGGTGGCCTTCGACGGTGTGCAGACCTCGTCGCGCTACCCCACCGGGATGGCGTTGCGGTTCGCCCGGGTCCTGGCCCACCGGCCGGACAAACCCGCCGCACAGGCCGACACCGTCGAGGCCGTGCGCGCTCACCACCCGGGCTGA
- the mgrA gene encoding L-glyceraldehyde 3-phosphate reductase — MPFVPALARYDDMTYRRCGRSGLLLPAVSLGLWHNFGHDVGLDTQRAILRRAVDLGVSHLDLANNYGPPYGAAETNFGRIMATDLAPYRDELVISTKAGYDMWPGPYGNWGSRKYLLASLDASLARMGLDYVDIFYSHRADPDTPLEETMGALDTAVRSGRALYAGISSYSAERTRQAVAILRSMGTPLLIHQPSYSMINRWVEAGDPSLLDVLGQEGVGCIAFSPLAQGMLTDRYLDGVPADSRVARGGALSASMLTDDALARVRELNEIARGRGQSLAQLALSWVLRDERVTSVLIGASSVAQLEANVAALQGAALTDQELAQIDRHAVDAGINLWQASSDA, encoded by the coding sequence ATGCCCTTCGTGCCCGCCCTCGCCCGTTACGACGACATGACCTACCGGCGATGCGGCCGCAGTGGCCTGCTGCTGCCGGCGGTCTCGCTGGGCCTGTGGCACAACTTCGGTCACGACGTCGGCCTCGACACCCAGCGAGCGATCCTGCGCCGGGCCGTCGACCTGGGGGTGAGCCATCTCGACCTGGCCAACAACTACGGGCCGCCCTATGGCGCGGCCGAGACGAACTTCGGTCGCATCATGGCCACCGACCTGGCGCCCTACCGGGACGAGCTGGTGATCTCGACCAAGGCGGGTTACGACATGTGGCCGGGGCCGTACGGCAACTGGGGCTCGCGCAAGTACCTGCTGGCCAGCCTCGACGCCTCGCTGGCCCGCATGGGCCTGGACTACGTGGACATCTTCTACAGCCACCGGGCCGACCCGGATACTCCGCTGGAGGAGACCATGGGTGCGCTGGACACGGCGGTCCGTTCCGGTCGGGCGCTGTACGCGGGGATCTCGTCGTACTCGGCTGAGCGCACCCGCCAGGCCGTGGCGATCTTGCGTTCGATGGGCACCCCGTTACTGATCCACCAGCCGAGCTACTCGATGATCAACCGGTGGGTGGAGGCGGGCGATCCGAGCCTGCTGGACGTGCTGGGTCAGGAAGGTGTCGGCTGCATCGCCTTCTCGCCGTTGGCCCAGGGCATGTTGACCGACCGCTATCTGGACGGCGTCCCCGCTGATTCGCGCGTCGCTCGCGGCGGTGCCTTGAGCGCCTCGATGCTCACCGACGACGCCCTGGCGCGGGTGCGGGAGTTGAACGAGATCGCCCGCGGTCGCGGCCAGAGCCTGGCCCAGTTGGCGTTGTCGTGGGTGCTGCGCGACGAACGCGTGACCAGCGTGCTGATCGGGGCCAGCAGCGTGGCCCAACTGGAGGCCAACGTCGCCGCCCTGCAGGGCGCGGCGTTGACCGACCAGGAGCTCGCCCAGATCGACCGGCACGCGGTGGACGCCGGCATCAATCTGTGGCAGGCCTCCAGCGACGCCTGA
- a CDS encoding GNAT family N-acetyltransferase, whose protein sequence is MLDSPGTSPALIARTPSPAPRDTLVLKPCRPLVRTVGTLADFDALAEAWTRLHESSPTSTTPFQAYAWMRSWWRHVGEGDPGLRLAIMVVEDRGEITGIAPMAVRTTRLAGVRTRRVIPLGVPYTDYLPPLISADPQCGRAALGALARSIAQWAGQAGAGGFDELVLSDLPETWPWLEAWQAALGEAGLRCRRDPGEVCPRVVLAETWDETWQLLPPVTRGKIGRRLRQLRSRHDAHLELAGGPDTIEQDLDDVIRLHQRRWEAAGQPGIFANPQVLGLVRDAAPTLAAQDRLVVAFLVLDGVRRAALLGLRHAQEFHFYTGGLDDAGEAMRYSPGIVAHLELMRVLHEQGIRVYDLLRGTESYKCDLGGVGSPTWTLTVSGRRPRAGRVVLRSREQAAAVYATLPTTARDTTRRLAHSIRRRWRPATD, encoded by the coding sequence ATGCTTGACAGCCCAGGGACGAGCCCGGCGCTCATCGCGCGCACGCCGTCGCCTGCGCCCCGCGACACCCTGGTCCTGAAACCCTGTCGGCCGCTGGTGCGCACGGTGGGCACCCTGGCCGACTTCGACGCCTTGGCAGAGGCCTGGACCCGGCTGCACGAGAGCTCACCGACGAGCACCACCCCGTTCCAGGCGTACGCCTGGATGCGCTCGTGGTGGCGACACGTCGGTGAGGGCGACCCCGGACTGCGTCTGGCGATCATGGTGGTCGAAGACCGTGGTGAGATCACCGGGATCGCCCCGATGGCCGTCCGGACGACGCGGCTGGCCGGCGTCCGGACCCGAAGGGTCATCCCGCTCGGCGTGCCCTACACCGACTATCTGCCGCCGCTGATCAGCGCCGACCCGCAGTGTGGGCGAGCAGCCCTCGGCGCGTTGGCCCGGTCCATCGCCCAGTGGGCCGGCCAGGCCGGGGCCGGCGGGTTCGACGAGCTGGTGCTGAGCGACCTGCCCGAGACCTGGCCGTGGCTCGAGGCCTGGCAGGCGGCGCTGGGCGAGGCCGGACTGCGGTGTCGGCGTGATCCCGGTGAGGTCTGCCCGCGCGTCGTCCTGGCCGAGACCTGGGACGAGACCTGGCAGCTCCTGCCCCCGGTCACCCGGGGCAAGATCGGCCGCCGCCTTCGCCAGCTGCGGTCCCGGCACGATGCCCACCTGGAGCTGGCCGGAGGCCCGGACACCATCGAGCAGGACCTGGACGACGTGATCCGCCTGCACCAGCGCCGCTGGGAGGCAGCCGGCCAGCCGGGCATCTTCGCCAACCCCCAGGTGCTCGGCCTGGTGCGGGACGCCGCGCCGACCCTGGCAGCGCAGGATCGGCTGGTGGTCGCCTTCCTGGTGCTGGACGGCGTCCGGCGTGCCGCACTGCTGGGACTGCGCCACGCGCAGGAGTTCCACTTCTACACCGGCGGTCTGGACGACGCCGGTGAGGCCATGCGGTATTCGCCGGGGATCGTCGCGCACCTCGAGCTGATGCGGGTCCTGCACGAGCAGGGCATCCGGGTCTACGACCTGCTGCGCGGGACCGAGAGCTACAAGTGCGACCTGGGCGGCGTCGGCTCGCCGACGTGGACCCTGACGGTGAGCGGACGCCGACCGCGCGCCGGGCGGGTGGTGCTTCGGTCCCGGGAGCAGGCGGCAGCGGTGTATGCCACCCTGCCGACCACCGCCCGGGACACGACGCGCAGACTGGCGCACAGCATCAGGCGTCGCTGGAGGCCTGCCACAGATTGA
- a CDS encoding pilus assembly protein CpaE: MGITVAQALALRAAGLRWTPAAGDRFVLPHRDMDGDVFVLSDMTVQVHEFPTGAVIGFNGVAEWALDSVQAEEALWLPAEHQLRDLLGGLFIRLIRADGDYVVTVRTPDGERDHAAADAAQAYAAALLAVLAEL; the protein is encoded by the coding sequence ATGGGGATCACCGTGGCGCAGGCGCTGGCGTTGCGCGCGGCCGGCCTGCGCTGGACGCCTGCGGCGGGTGATCGGTTCGTGTTGCCGCACCGCGACATGGACGGCGACGTGTTCGTGCTCTCGGACATGACGGTGCAGGTGCACGAGTTCCCCACCGGAGCGGTGATCGGCTTCAACGGGGTGGCCGAGTGGGCGCTGGACTCGGTGCAGGCCGAGGAGGCGCTGTGGCTACCCGCCGAGCACCAGTTGCGCGATCTGCTGGGTGGCCTGTTCATCCGGCTGATCCGGGCCGACGGCGACTACGTCGTGACGGTTCGCACCCCGGACGGCGAGCGCGACCACGCGGCCGCCGACGCCGCGCAGGCCTACGCCGCGGCGCTGCTGGCGGTGCTGGCCGAGCTGTGA
- a CDS encoding purine-nucleoside phosphorylase translates to MAPTFVRAGAAAAALAERTGVARHDAVVVLGSGWSGAGQALGELHAELETASLPGFFAPAAEGHLGVVRSCLLDGVRVLVFCGRTHLYEGHGPDAVAHTVRTAAAAGCRLVVLTSANGSLRPQWPTGTGVLVRDHLNLTGCSPLVGPRFVDLTDAYSPGWRARARALDPDLVEGVYAMLPGPHYQTVAETLALRTLGADVVGMSTALETIAAREAGLDVLALSVVTTVEASGDPIDPEEVIRVAAASATRLGRVIAALVAQLAADPGGSA, encoded by the coding sequence ATGGCGCCCACCTTCGTGCGGGCCGGTGCGGCGGCTGCCGCCCTGGCCGAGCGCACCGGTGTGGCCCGTCACGATGCCGTGGTGGTGCTCGGGTCGGGCTGGTCCGGCGCCGGGCAAGCCCTCGGTGAGCTCCACGCCGAGCTCGAGACGGCCTCGTTGCCGGGCTTCTTCGCCCCGGCGGCCGAGGGCCATCTCGGCGTCGTGCGCTCGTGTCTGCTGGACGGCGTCCGGGTACTGGTCTTCTGCGGGCGTACGCACCTGTACGAGGGGCACGGGCCGGACGCCGTGGCGCACACCGTCCGGACGGCTGCTGCGGCGGGCTGCCGGCTCGTCGTGCTGACCAGCGCCAACGGGTCGCTGCGCCCGCAGTGGCCGACCGGCACCGGTGTGCTGGTCAGGGATCATCTCAACCTGACCGGATGCTCACCCCTGGTCGGCCCGAGGTTCGTCGACCTGACCGACGCCTACTCGCCCGGGTGGCGGGCCCGCGCTCGGGCGCTCGACCCCGACCTGGTCGAGGGCGTGTACGCGATGCTGCCGGGGCCGCACTACCAGACCGTCGCCGAGACCCTGGCGCTGCGCACCCTGGGCGCCGACGTCGTCGGCATGTCGACCGCACTCGAGACGATCGCCGCACGGGAGGCCGGTCTCGACGTGCTGGCGCTCTCGGTGGTGACCACCGTGGAGGCGAGCGGTGATCCGATCGACCCCGAGGAGGTGATCCGGGTGGCGGCAGCATCGGCGACCCGGCTGGGGCGCGTGATCGCCGCTCTCGTGGCACAACTCGCAGCAGACCCTGGAGGCTCCGCATGA
- a CDS encoding DUF1028 domain-containing protein, with translation MTFSIVARSRDGRWGVGVASKYLAAPSAVAAARAGVGALATQAWCNLAWRPLGLARLQAGLSADRVVAELTAADPQRDQRQLGLVAGTGPGVTYTGAGCMDWAGGVAGGSEPGEQGEAYAIQGNILTGPDVVEAMQRAWLSGDADTPLAHRLLQVLQAGDAAGGDRRGRQSAGLFVVSTARREANQAEFGTEVAPDDEVDLRVDDHRDPMAELARLVALHDLYNAPSDPRTWLPVEGDLAREIDGHLQRLGYPPSPDGLSAWAGVENFENRLHVGVIEPVLLDHLRGAAADASG, from the coding sequence GTGACGTTCTCGATCGTCGCCCGCTCCCGCGACGGACGCTGGGGCGTGGGCGTGGCCTCCAAGTACCTGGCCGCCCCCAGCGCCGTCGCCGCGGCTCGGGCGGGGGTCGGCGCCCTGGCCACCCAGGCCTGGTGCAACCTGGCCTGGCGCCCACTCGGCCTGGCCCGATTGCAGGCCGGGCTGTCGGCCGACCGGGTGGTGGCCGAACTGACCGCCGCCGACCCGCAGCGCGACCAACGCCAACTCGGCCTGGTGGCCGGTACCGGGCCCGGGGTGACCTACACCGGCGCCGGGTGCATGGACTGGGCAGGCGGCGTCGCGGGGGGCAGCGAGCCGGGTGAGCAGGGTGAGGCCTACGCCATCCAGGGCAACATCCTGACCGGCCCCGACGTGGTCGAGGCCATGCAGCGGGCCTGGTTGAGCGGGGACGCCGACACCCCGCTGGCACACCGGCTGTTGCAGGTCCTCCAGGCCGGGGACGCCGCCGGGGGCGACCGTCGCGGCCGCCAGAGTGCCGGCCTGTTCGTCGTCTCGACCGCACGTCGCGAGGCCAACCAGGCTGAGTTCGGCACCGAGGTCGCCCCGGACGACGAGGTGGACCTGCGGGTCGACGATCACCGGGACCCGATGGCCGAGCTGGCTCGACTCGTGGCCTTGCACGACCTGTACAACGCACCCAGTGACCCACGGACCTGGCTCCCGGTGGAAGGTGACCTCGCTCGGGAGATCGACGGCCATCTGCAACGTCTCGGCTACCCACCGTCGCCGGACGGGCTGAGCGCGTGGGCCGGGGTGGAGAACTTCGAGAACCGGCTGCACGTCGGTGTGATCGAACCCGTGCTGCTCGATCATCTTCGGGGGGCAGCGGCCGACGCCTCGGGCTAG